From Plasmodium falciparum 3D7 genome assembly, chromosome: 9, one genomic window encodes:
- a CDS encoding cAMP-dependent protein kinase catalytic subunit, whose product MQFIKNLQLNKKKDSDSSEQVLTNKKNKMKYEDFNFIRTLGTGSFGRVILATYKNGNYPPVAIKRFEKCKIIRQKQVDHVFSERKILNYINHPFCVNLHGSFKDDSYLYLVLEFVIGGEFFTFLRRNKRFPNDVGCFYAAQIVLIFEYLQSLNIVYRDLKPENLLLDKDGFIKMTDFGFAKIVETRTYTLCGTPEYIAPEILLNVGHGKAADWWTLGIFIYEILVGCPPFYANEPLLIYQKILEGIIYFPKFLDNNCKHLMKKLLSHDLTKRYGNLKKGAQNVKEHPWFSNIDWVNLLNKNVEVPYKPKYKNIFDSSNFERVQEDLTIADKITNENDPFYDW is encoded by the exons ATGcagtttattaaaaatttgcagctaaataaaaagaaggaCAGTGATTCTAGTGAACAGGTGTTAactaataagaaaaataaaatgaaatatgaaGATTTTAATTTCATTCGTACACTTGGAACGg GTTCCTTTGGTAGAGTTATTCTCGCTACCTATAAAAACGGAAACTACCCACCAGTAGCCATTAAACGTTTTGAAAAGTGTAAAATTATAAGACAAAAACAAGTGGATCATGTTTTTTCAgagagaaaaatattaaattatataaatcatcCATTTTGT GTAAATTTACATGGATCATTCAAAGATGACTCTTACTTATATTTAGTCCTTGAATTCGTAATTGGTGGagaattttttacatttttaagaAGAAACAAAAGATTTCCTAATGATGTTGGATGTTTTTATGCAGCTCAGATTGTTCTAATTTTTGAATACTTGCAAAGTTTAAATATTGTTTATAG aGATTTGAAACCTGAAAATTTATTACTTGATAAAGAtggatttataaaaatgactGATTTTGGATTTGCTAAAATAGTCGAGACGAGAACTTATACTTTATGTGGAACTCCAGAATATATCGCTCCAGAAATTTTATTGAACGTCGGACATGGAAAAGCC GCTGATTGGTGGACTTTAGGTATTTTCATATACGAAATATTAGTTGGATGTCCCCCTTTTTATGCGAATGAACCCTTATTAATTTATCAGAAAATATTAGaaggtataatatatttccctAAATTTTTAGATAACAATTGCAAACATTTGATGAAGAAATTGTTGTCTCACGATTTAACAAAAAGGTAtggtaatttaaaaaaaggagCTCAAAATGTTAAAGAACACCCATGGTTTAGTAATATTGATTGGGTAAATTTGTTGAATAAAAATGTTGAGGTTCCATATAAacctaaatataaaaatatttttgattCCTCCAATTTTGAGAGGGTACAAGAAGATTTAACTATAGCtgataaaataacaaatgaaaatgatcCATTTTATGATTGGTAG
- a CDS encoding U2 small nuclear ribonucleoprotein B'', putative: MDVADIPPNQTLYVNNLEDKINVNDLKFLLYEFFCPYGNIIDINIKKSNKGRGQAFIVFNNIASSTLAYKNLKGKMFLKKNININYAKTKSTIIQKIEGTYNPLLNYKSKHNIEHKSNLIYTLLVQNLPDEINKNALEILFNQYPGFYEVRYIPGKNIAFVDFTAQEHAEISMTGLQNFKITPHHPMKISWVT; the protein is encoded by the coding sequence ATGGATGTTGCTGATATTCCACCTAACCAAACCCTTTACGTAAATAATTTGGAAGATAAGATTAATGTAAATGACCTCAAATTTTTGTTATACGAATTTTTTTGTCCTTATGGAAATATTAtagatattaatataaaaaaaagcaaTAAAGGTAGAGGTCAAGcatttattgtttttaataatatagcTTCTTCTACCTTAGCTTATAAAAATCTTAAGGGAAAAATGTTTCTCAAAAAAAACATCAATATTAATTATGCAAAAACAAAATCAACGATAATCCAAAAAATAGAAGGTACATATAATcctttattaaattataaatccAAACATAATATAGAACATAAATCCAATCTAATCTATACTTTATTAGTTCAAAATCTACCAgatgaaattaataaaaatgctTTAGAAATTTTGTTTAATCAATATCCAGGTTTTTATGAAGTCAGATATATACCAGGAAAAAATATTGCCTTTGTTGATTTCACAGCACAGGAACATGCAGAAATTTCCATGACAGGAttacaaaattttaaaataaccCCACATCATCCGATGAAAATATCATGGGTCACATGA
- a CDS encoding protein kish, putative, with protein sequence MSALFNLESMITVIILCICTCTYLKPKFPNIFDNKKNGFLGTLGKFAIIGDRLSVYVSLACIILAVVNLFLR encoded by the coding sequence ATGTCAGCTTTATTCAATTTAGAGTCTATGATAACAgtcataatattatgtatttgtACTTGTACATATTTAAAACCGAAATTCCCtaatatttttgataataagaaaaacgGATTTTTAGGTACCTTAGGGAAGTTTGCAATTATTGGAGATCGTTTATCAGTATATGTTTCCTTAGCGTGTATTATTTTGGCAGttgttaatttatttttgagataa
- a CDS encoding vacuolar protein sorting-associated protein 33, putative: MDSLEHLKEQERIVLLNILHNFEGKKCLFFEKSLHVMLSVILNDDDINKEHIENIFFVHKVNDINVNAINNISNVLFFLRPYFYEIKNIFEIIDKIEKSKSTKRKNNYVFIFVPYMSYLCKQEILKYNVLDIPLKIILFPLYFFPLYNDVYSLEIKNLFKEYYVDNDFSNLIFCSFSLMFLQFLFNGVFKNIKSIGNLAQFSSEQLIQLRKEIMASNFNIQSPNDFQDDFYDILTNIQNFQDLKNFKNANDTTVVPLKYALHKIFISEKKTKKKKNNKIKNNNKNKPTIFASEEGNEYFSCLTKEEPSGNYSQDEDEDEDEDEDEDEDDDDEEDDDEEDDDDEDDDDEDDDEEDDDEEDDDDEDDDDEDDDGDDDEEDDDGDDDDDEDDDDEDNDDDHHDDDHDDHINQLNKPVSPNEPITKKLDNENLINLENEDISKPYFKSPKKKTSCSENNDDDEIEEYEKEKQHILQERISREGKLNDDTTINNDVIHNDNKNIINNYIDNYSPRDSSNDEENNLIVKREDSYFSINNNDDKIKKNEKDGIIHEEIKPEELQKCQEKEEENYQDEYKNEYIHKNEIKKKKKKSLSSNHFYLNHEKEYSQILYAHSQESDINYISENNQEEKNKQNNNNNNNDNNYNNKVNRVTSKKANRKKKKKKKKKNGHLSNSNNIAHDFMINCDNTKYLMKKKDRDNLEKKNKKEKNYLLEKIGISNFNFLLNVCDHIDSCIIIDRRVDMITPFCTPFTYEGLIDHFFGIDNLQIEIPRYIIFNEENKHVKYDMMENKDKKECNNNMINNNNMNNMNNYDNSYGNNNNIINKTMKVRVKLKSSVDVLYNDIKDLSQNEIGSFLHKKASDIQKTYKEKDSLKDIEEINQYMRIFKEKHYEHNSLSTHVNIASFILNNIKKEYNFNKLKLEDEIIQLEINTNKNILLSIVKQIQLLIYTNDDIYEVYRLLCLFSILTNGINQNYINELKKDIIEQYGIKELTRLNKLYTCNILKFNNKQKFLWTQLKNNFHLLSNDENDISYVCNGYAPLSVRLIEYMAAFKNNLQVFPEIFNLLNGPTLDIIQNPIGYETLPIQNKTKNNHINLNNTKKKKKNVLLFYIGGISYAEIASIRALNKKNQHYNYLIFTTEIVSSKKFLQSME; encoded by the coding sequence ATGGATAGTCTGGAGCATTTGAAAGAGCAAGAAAGGATTGTGCTCTTAAACATATTACACAATTTTGAAGGTAAGAAATGCCTGTTTTTTGAAAAATCATTACATGTTATGCTGAGTGTTATATTAAacgatgatgatataaacaaagaacatatagaaaatatattttttgtacatAAAGTAAACGATATAAATGTTAACGcgattaataatatatccaatgttttattttttttacgcCCCTACTtttatgaaattaaaaatatttttgaaattattgataaaattgaaaaaagcaaatcaacaaaaagaaaaaataattatgtatttatatttgttccTTATATGAGTTATTTATGTAAAcaggaaatattaaaatataatgttttgGATATtcctttaaaaattattcttttccctctttattttttcccgTTATATAATGATGTATATAgcttagaaataaaaaatttattcaaAGAATATTATGTAGACAATGATTTTAGTAATCTCATTTTTTGCTCCTTTAGCTTAATGTTTCttcaatttctttttaatggagtttttaaaaatattaaatccATAGGAAACTTAGCACAATTTTCTTCTGAACAATTAATACAATTAAGAAAAGAAATCATGGCCTCTAATTTTAACATACAATCACCAAATGATTTTCAAGACGATTTTTATGATATCTTAACCAACATACAAAATTTTCAAGACctcaaaaattttaaaaacgCAAACGACACAACAGTAGTCCCTCTTAAATATGCGCtccataaaatatttatatcggaaaaaaaaacaaaaaaaaaaaaaaataataaaataaaaaataataataagaataagcCAACGATCTTTGCGAGTGAAGAGggaaatgaatattttagTTGTTTAACGAAGGAGGAACCGAGTGGAAATTATAGCCAGGATGAAGATGAAGATGAAGATGAAGATGAAGAtgaagatgaagatgatgatgatgaagaagatgatgatgaagaagatgatgatgatgaagatgatgatgatgaagatgatgatgaagaagatgatgatgaagaagatgatgatgatgaagatgatgatgatgaagatgatgatggtgatgatgatgaagaagatgatgatggtgatgatgatgatgatgaagatgatgatgatgaagataatgatgatgaccATCATGACGATGATCATGATGACCATATAAACCAATTGAATAAACCTGTTAGTCCAAACGAACccataacaaaaaaattagacAATGAAAACCTTATCAATttagaaaatgaagatatatcCAAACCATATTTTAAATCACCCAAGAAAAAAACAAGTTGTtcagaaaataatgatgatgatgaaattGAAGAGTACGAAAAAGAGAAGCAACATATATTACAAGAACGTATAAGTAGAGAGGGGAAATTAAATGACGACACtacaataaataatgatgtaatacataatgataataaaaatataattaataattatattgataATTATTCACCAAGGGATTCATCAAATGATGaggaaaataatttaattgttAAAAGAGAagattcatatttttctattaataataatgatgataaaattaaaaagaatgaaaagGATGGTATTATTCATGAGGAAATAAAACCTGAGGAGTTACAAAAATgtcaagaaaaagaagaggAAAATTATCaagatgaatataaaaatgaatatatccataaaaatgaaattaaaaaaaaaaaaaaaaaaagtttatcTAGTaaccatttttatttaaaccatgaaaaggaatatagtcaaatattatatgcacATTCGCAGGAAAgtgatataaattatatttcagAAAATAatcaagaagaaaaaaataaacaaaacaataacaataataataatgataacaattataataataaagtaaaTAGGGTGACGTCCAAAAAGGctaacagaaaaaaaaaaaaaaaaaaaaaaaaaaaaaatggacaTCTAAGTAACAGTAATAATATTGCCCATGACTTTATGATAAATTGTGATAacacaaaatatttaatgaaaaaaaaagatagagataatttagaaaaaaaaaataaaaaagaaaaaaattatttattagaaAAGATTGGAATatcaaattttaattttttattaaatgtttGTGATCATATAGATTCTTGCATTATTATTGATAGACGAGTGGATATGATCACACCGTTTTGTACACCTTTTACTTATGAAGGGTTAATAGATCATTTTTTTGGTATTGATAATTTACAAATAGAAATACctagatatattatatttaatgagGAAAATAAACATGTTAAATATGACATGAtggaaaataaagataaaaaagaatgtaataataatatgattaataataataatatgaataatatgaataattatgataattcatatggtaataataataatataataaacaaaacgATGAAGGTACgagtaaaattaaaaagctCAGTggatgtattatataatgatataaaagatCTTAGTCAAAATGAAATAGGAAGctttttacataaaaaagctagtgatatacaaaaaacttataaagaaaaagattcCTTAAAGGATATTGAAGAAATTAATCAATATATGAGgatatttaaagaaaaacatTATGAACATAATTCTTTATCAACACATGTTAATATAgcatcttttattttaaataatattaaaaaagaatataattttaataaattaaagttAGAAGATGAAATTATACAACtagaaataaatacaaataaaaatatattattatctattgTAAAACAAATACaactattaatatatacaaatgatgatatatatgaagtaTACAGATTATTATGCCTATTCTCTATTCTTACGAATGGTATTaatcaaaattatattaacgaattaaaaaaagacatTATTGAACAATATGgaataaaagaattaacCAGATTAAATAAACTATAtacatgtaatatattaaaatttaataataaacaaaaatttcTATGGActcaattaaaaaataattttcatcTCTTatcaaatgatgaaaatgacaTATCTTATGTATGTAATGGTTATGCACCTTTGTCTGTTCGTTTAATAGAATATATGGCAGCATtcaaaaataatttacaagTCTTCCCAGAAATTTTTAATCTTCTTAATGGACCAACATTAGATATCATACAAAATCCAATAGGATATGAAACCTTACCCAtccaaaacaaaacaaaaaataatcatattaatttaaataacacaaaaaaaaaaaaaaaaaacgttcTTCTCTTTTATATAGGAGGTATATCATATGCAGAAATAGCATCCATAAGagctttaaataaaaaaaatcaacattataattatctaaTCTTTACAACCGAAATTGTGAGCTCAAAGAAATTTTTACAATCAATGGAGTAG
- a CDS encoding phosphatidylinositol N-acetylglucosaminyltransferase subunit P, putative has protein sequence MQSIKEGYAFFILYLSQILWALYLIWAFIFDDILILLYFPFPSKYWAAVIPCAIIFTCFCFFLFTIIYSYVQTEPPHSMDLVKDKYSTFENLITEHSMNCMNDISIEQINKLFYDTSLYFD, from the exons atgcaATCAATTAAGGAGGGGTAtgctttttttattttatatttatcacaaATATTATGGG cgttatatttaatatgggCCTTCATATTTGATgacatattaattttattgtaCTTTCCATTTCCATCAAA atATTGGGCTGCTGTTATACCTTGCGCTATAATTTTTAcatgtttttgtttttttttatttacgattatatattcatatgttcAAACTGAACCTCCTCATTCTATGGACTTGGTAAAAG ATAAATATTCCACCTTTGAGAATTTAATTACAGAACATTCAATGAATTGTATGAACGACATAAGTATTGAGCAAATAAATAAGTTATTTTATGATACGTCTCTATATTTTGATTAA
- a CDS encoding gametocyte development protein 1 codes for MNYKKETCVKLKVKGNSRRRNSASRKMFESWYLYLDNHTKGLFYLNTNDSDTNDAGCEDLVHIYKMKKNELCRHVISLNSEEYAIKKEEEAKNNYINIEEDVYYNSDIEQYVDDRKGNSVDLLSSPYIYDRNINNSIGKCFCFEMKKSFNSLMYLDNHLSYFYGNKKEEMGNFLQEYNKKRFEDVCNRGLLNNFKSDIYEIGIYEENIVSFKLLDCPNRHLIKNTYYMNADLIFNEIHNLLNKMYPLKHIMNNHHLVKKYQKKVPEHLKMEKALKFGIVLDFDYVRENFENNLKKTMTLLDFLIILDKIWEIFRQNCVIMFLHVCIFKDNDTNKDINNHRKRYSYMYEDLKNTLDLLKQKGIPVVMRINPFQSFRLFNHNEFSNPFIQDVNDLYMNERVDHIILVTNDSDVISYSYHFDHTIIYCIKDKYKNVTNVPNINSDINVDTITHPETTNNISNHYKNHNTIMFKKPVILICSLNNLPLKNNKIHDDIILDDFCYMTYIIKTLYFRFQSRSIRNMLKSNLNNTTNFVINRITQMNNTNRLLKNKINVLLLDDIIYKIRPRKENKNVSIHHLLQKAYSPFYYPIHYYIKEKCTYK; via the coding sequence atgaacTACAAAAAAGAGACTTGCGTAAAATTGAAAGTAAAAGGTAATAGTAGGCGTCGAAATAGTGCTAGTAGAAAAATGTTTGAATCTtggtatttatatttagatAATCATACGAAAGGTTTGTTTTATCTTAATACGAACGATAGTGATACTAATGATGCTGGTTGTGAGGACTtggtacacatatataagaTGAAAAAGAATGAGTTGTGTAGGCATGTCATAAGTTTAAATTCTGAAGAGTATgctattaaaaaagaagaagaagctaagaataattatataaatatagaagaggatgtatattataatagtgATATTGAACAATATGTTGATGATAGAAAAGGTAATAGTGTTGATTTATTAAGTTCtccatatatttatgatcgtaatataaataatagtatAGGTAAATGTTTCTGTtttgaaatgaaaaaatcgTTTAATAGTTTAATGTATTTAGATAATCACTTATCCTATTTCtatggaaataaaaaagaagagatGGGAAACTTTTTACAAGAgtataataagaaaagatTTGAAGATGTTTGTAATAGAGgtcttttaaataattttaaatctGATATTTATGAAATAGGTATATATGAAGAGAATATtgtttcttttaaattattgGATTGTCCTAATCGTcatcttataaaaaatacatattatatgaatgctgatttaatatttaatgaaaTACACAACTtgttaaataaaatgtatcCACTCAAacatattatgaataatcatcatcttgtaaaaaaatatcagaAGAAAGTACCTGAACACTTGAAAATGGAAAAAGCCTTAAAATTTGGTATTGTACTTGATTTTGATTATGTGAGAgaaaattttgaaaataatttaaaaaaaacaatgacGTTATTAGATTTCTTAATTATTCTTGATAAAATATGGGAGATCTTTAGACAGAATTGTGTAATAATGTTTCTTCATGTATGTATTTTCAAGGATAATGATACAAATAAGGATATTAATAATCATAGAAAACGATATTCCTATATGTATgaagatttaaaaaatactcttgatttattaaaacagAAAGGTATTCCTGTTGTTATGAGAATAAATCCATTTCAATCTTTTCGTTTATTTAATCATAATGAATTTTCTAATCCTTTTATACAAGATgtaaatgatttatatatgaatgaacGAGTcgatcatattatattagtAACAAATGATTCCGATGTAATATCTTATAGTTATCATTTCGACCATACAATCATTTATTGTattaaagataaatataaaaatgttacaAATGTTCCTAATATAAACTCAGATATAAATGTTGATACCATAACACATCCTGAAACAACAAACAACATATCCAatcattataaaaatcataacactattatgtttaaaaaaCCTGTGATTCTTATCTGTTCTTTGAATAATTTAcccttaaaaaataataaaatacatgaTGATATAATTCTTGACGATTTCTGTTATATGACCTACATTATTAAAACTTTGTATTTTCGTTTTCAATCAAGAAGTATACGCAACATGCTCAAAAGTAACCTCAACAATACTACAAATTTTGTAATTAATCGGATTACTCAAATGAATAACACAAACCGCCTCCtcaaaaacaaaattaatgTCCTTTTATTAGATGatatcatttataaaattaggCCCAGGAAGGAAAACAAAAACGTCAGCATTCATCATCTTCTACAAAAGGCTTATTCTCCATTCTATTATccaattcattattatataaaagaaaaatgtacatataaataa